CCACTGCATTCAACAAACGCGTCAGCATTTGGCCAACGCGGCCGAAACCCGCCACAATCACGGGGCGATGCTTCTCAAAATCATCAAAACTGGCTGATGACCTAGCGTTTAATTTACGCTTCATCCACTTGGTATAAGCCAGCATTAATAGCGGAGTAGTCAACATAGAAATGGCTACCACAGCATTAAGAAGATTAGCAGCAGCGCCGCTTAACACCCCCTGCTGCTCAGCAGCGCTATAGAGTACGAAGGCGAATTCACCGACTTGTGAAAGCGTCAATGCAAATAACAAAGCATCTAGCCTGCCTTGCTTGAACAGCCTTGCCAGTGGATACAACACACTGATTTTGAGCATCACCAACCCGAGCGCCAAACCCAACACCAGCAATGGCTGATGCAACACGAGCCCCAAATCCACAGACATGCCAACGGCAATAAAAAACAAACCCAACAGCAAGCCTTTAAACGGCTCAATGTCTAGCTCTAGCTCTTGACGATATTCAGAATCTGCGAGCAGGACACCCGCTAGAAATGCACCCAAAGCCATAGAGAGGCCGACTGATTGCACTAATACTGAAACGCCCATGATCAAAAATAGGGCGAATGCGATAAATATCTCACGCAAGCCAGTATTGGCGATATAGCGCAGTACTGGGCGCAAGGCAAAATTGCCGCCCACCACAATCGCTACTATCAATGCCAAAGCTTTGCCAGCGGCCAGCCAATCCATCCCGGCATGCTTAGCATCCGGGGCTAATAGCGCTAATAGAAGCATCAGCGGAATTACTGCTAAATCCTGAAACAACAGCACTGAAAAAGCTGAACGCCCCGCAGGTAGCTCAAGCTCACCACGTTCAGACAATGTTTGCACTGCAATAGCGGTGGATGACATGGCAACGCCCATGCCTGCTACCAGTGCAATTTTCCAATCCAGATGAAAAACAAGCCCCAGAAAAGTAACTACCAAACCCGTGATGACTACTTGCAAACCACCCAGACCAAAAATGGGCACGCGCATTTTCAAAAGATCATCAATATCAAGCTCTAGACCAATAAGGAAAAGCATCATCACCACGCCAAACTCTGAAAAGTGCAGCACGGTTTCAACTTCACTAATCAGGCCTAAACCCCATGGGCCGATGATAATGCCTGCAATCAAATAACCAAGTACAGAGCCTAATCCGATGCGCTTGGAAACAGGCACCGCCAGGACAGCAGCGCCAAGATAGACAATGCTTTGCAGCAACAATGAGGGAGCGTGAACTTCAGTCATGAGAACGTTGCAATCTTGATATTAAGTAGGATTATAGTGGGGGAGCATGCTTAAAATCAGCTTGCGGCACATGCAATGTATGTACGACAGGCGGCAAATTGCCTTGCGTGATGGCAAGCAGCCATTGCCTGTATTGCTCGGCTTGCTGTTTGATATCCTCATCCTCCAGCCTAAGCACCTCGTGCGTTAGAAAAGGCCGAAGATAATGCATGCTGCAAAAGTCGGCCGTCTGTTCAAACGGACGTAATAATTCGGCCATGGAGAAATTGTTGTAACCGCCACGCTGGTACATAAACTCAGGACCGCCACTAGTAATGGCATGCACCCAATACTTACCTTCTAGCGCACTACCACCTGGCCCATACGCCCAGCCTGTAGTCAGCACGTTATCTAGCCAACTCTTCATCAAAGGCGGGCATGAATACCATTGGAGCGGGTGCTGCATCACCAGCACATCATGCTCATTTAAGAGCTTTTGCTCACAAGCAACATCAACGAATTGATTGGGGTACGTTTCGTAAAGATCATGCACCGTAACATTCTCGCATTCACGGGCGACACTGATCAGCGCGCGATTCATGCGTGACGTCTCAAAACTAGGGTGCGCGAAAATCACCAAGACTTTATTCGACATACCAAAACTCTCTAATGAAATTGTTTACAGCTTATGCACTGGTTTGTGCACCATCAAATAATAACTCAACCAGGCACCCGTGCCACACACTGCCAACACCAGCGACAATGGCAGCGCTGTTTCATCATGCAATACACCAATCGCAATGCCTGCCAGTGTACCCAAACCAAATTGCAGCGCGCCCATCAATGCTGATGCCGTCCCCGCATGCTCGCCATGTGCCGCCAGCGCTGAGGCACTGGCATTCGGGCTAACGTAACCAATACTCGCCACATAAAGAAACAAGCCTGCAAGCACTAAGGCAAAAGGCGGCAAACCGTGATGCCGATAAAAAATCTCTAGTGCAAACAAACCAATGCCCGCCAGCGCGCTGACCCACAAGGCATTACGCAGCAAGACTGCTGGCGCATATTTTTTAAGTTGCCAGACATTCAACTGGCTGGCGCCTATCAAACCAATGGCATTAAAACCAAACACCCAGCCAAAATGTGCAGGTGAAACCCCATACAGCGTAGTCACCACAAATGGTGAACCTGCGACATAAGCAAACATACCCGCTATCGCCAAGCCGCCAGCAAGGGTATAGCCAACAAAGGTTTTGCTCTCGAACAAATTAAGGTAATTTCTTGCCACCACCTTGAACTGCAAAGGTGGCTCATGCTGAATATCGTGGCTCTCATTCAGCTGAAAATGAATGGCCAGCAAACACAATGCCCCGAAAATAGTCAGTGCGATAAAGATGGCGCGCCAACCAAACATATTTAGTACAAAGCCACCAAACAACGGCGCAAGAATAGGCGCCAAACCCATCACCAGCATTAACATGGAGAAAATACGTGCTGCATCAGCAGGCGCTGCACGGTCACGCACAATTGCCCGCGGAATCACCATACCAGCACAAGCGCCAAGCGCCTGAACCAAACGCCAGATGGTCAGCGCAGTCACACTATCCGCCATATAACAGCCTACTGAGCCTATCAGGTACAACACAAATCCCACATACAAAGGCGGCTTGCGGCCAAAGCGATCACTCAATGGCCCATAAATCAGTTGGCCAAAAGTCAGGCCAATGAAAAAACTCACCAGCGTGAGTTCAACTGCGCCTCCTTTTGCCTGTAACCCCTGCTGAATCGCAGAAAAGCTCGGCAAATACATATCGATAGATAATGGCCCACTTGCAGTAAGCGCGCCGAGTAAAACTACCCAACCAGGGAAACCGCTGGCTGGTTTAGGTGAAGCTGAATTCATGAAACGTGGTCTTTCTGAAGATGATATTAAGATTGCCTGATGATTGGCCTATAGCAAATTTAGACAGCGACTTCTATCGACTCAACAGTCACTTATTAGTCACCGCAGACTTGTTGGCATCGATTTTTAATTTCTCAATGTAGGCATGGTCGTAGTCACAGGGCATAGGCATGTCCGCTGCGTTATAGGCTATATCCACCTCATCATTGAATGCCAGATAGTTAACAATACGTATGCGTGTATTGGCAGTCATGTTGCCGAGCTGCTGTGCAGTTTGCAGCAGGGTCTTATCGTTGGACACTGCGCCTTGATTTTTATCGCCCATCAGCGCTTTGGCTTTGTTCTCATCAGTCGTCACTTGAATTAAGCAAGCGGTGGCCTTGTAGCTATTAATGGTGGCATCATGCACTGCAGCTTCATCTTTCAAATCGAGTTTAACGATTTCCTGAATGGACTTTGCCATCTGCGTAATGCCAACACGCTCGCGCTCGGTATATTTCTTTTGATCTATAAATTTCTGAATATCGTCACGTATACCATTCTGGTCGACATCAACCCCACCCAGCGTATCAGTGCGATCAAGAAACGTATAAGCCTTGCTCTGCTCTTCTAAATCGGTCAGCATTTTCTCGTAAGGAGAAACAGGTTCCTGGTAAGAAATATCTGCACTTAATTTAGGTTCGTCATCTTTGCTACATCCATAAAGTAATAATGAGGCCACGAATACAAACAGGGAACGCCTAACCGTAGGTCCAATATTCATCAGTTTCCTTAAATTAAATGCATCGTCGGCTGACATCTTTCCATAGCAGTAATCACTCACCAATAATCTTCACTAAGACCCGCTTCTTGCGCCTGCCATCAAACTCACCATAAAAAATCTGTTCCCAGGGGCCAAAATCCAGCTGTCCTTCGGTAATGGCCACGACCACTTCACGGCCCATCACTTGGCGTTTCATGTGGGCATCGGCATTGTCTTCGCCTGTGTCGTTGTGGCGATAGTTACGGATGGGTTCGTGTGGCGCCAGGCGCTCTAGCCATTCTTTGTAGTCATGGTGCAGGCCTGATTCATCGTCATTGATGAATACACTGGCAGTGATGTGCATGGCATTTACTAGCGCAAAGCCTTCTTGCACGCCACTTTCGCGCAGGCATTCACGTATTTGTGAGGTGATATTGATAAAAGCAACACGGGTAGGCGGGTTAAACCAGAGTTCTTTGCGATAGCTTTTCATGGCATATTCTCCGATGAGGTTGGTACGTTATTTTGGCTATATTGCGAGTAGCGATGGCCGATTATAACTTGCGATAATGGCTTGATGATGAATTGAAGACATCTTAAATAGCTATATGCTGGACACGGGCTAGGTCACCAACACTCAGAACGCTTCTACCAAGCACGCGTTAATATTCGATGAGGTTACCTTCAGGCGCCACAGCAAATTCCGCCCTGTTTTTGCCTGCGCGTTTGGCTTCATACATTGCAAGGTCTGCCATTCTGATCAAAGAATCAGCATCGTCGGCATCTGCCGGGTAACACGCTATACCTATGCTGACGCCTAATTGACTCTTGTGACCCTTCACTTCAAATTCCTTGTTGATATAGCGAATCACTCTGTTGGACAAACCCGTCAATTCACTGCGATTTCGATAGCGATGGATAATGGCGGCAAACTCGTCCC
This genomic window from Methyloradius palustris contains:
- a CDS encoding monovalent cation:proton antiporter-2 (CPA2) family protein, whose translation is MTEVHAPSLLLQSIVYLGAAVLAVPVSKRIGLGSVLGYLIAGIIIGPWGLGLISEVETVLHFSEFGVVMMLFLIGLELDIDDLLKMRVPIFGLGGLQVVITGLVVTFLGLVFHLDWKIALVAGMGVAMSSTAIAVQTLSERGELELPAGRSAFSVLLFQDLAVIPLMLLLALLAPDAKHAGMDWLAAGKALALIVAIVVGGNFALRPVLRYIANTGLREIFIAFALFLIMGVSVLVQSVGLSMALGAFLAGVLLADSEYRQELELDIEPFKGLLLGLFFIAVGMSVDLGLVLHQPLLVLGLALGLVMLKISVLYPLARLFKQGRLDALLFALTLSQVGEFAFVLYSAAEQQGVLSGAAANLLNAVVAISMLTTPLLMLAYTKWMKRKLNARSSASFDDFEKHRPVIVAGFGRVGQMLTRLLNAVDIPPTVIEFDPNQIEFVRQFGLKAYYGDITRPDVLEAAGISEARLLILAIDSPEDAIKTAQYVRKHYPQVRILARARNRTDAFEFMDLEIENVRETFFSSLQMGELALRALGYGAFQATRAVWRFRKHDESMLKESQPLHHDITKLVALTSRSRENLARLLKLETENTVRASVDLGWWDNEINNASQPATEKQDKES
- a CDS encoding NAD(P)H-dependent oxidoreductase; translation: MSNKVLVIFAHPSFETSRMNRALISVARECENVTVHDLYETYPNQFVDVACEQKLLNEHDVLVMQHPLQWYSCPPLMKSWLDNVLTTGWAYGPGGSALEGKYWVHAITSGGPEFMYQRGGYNNFSMAELLRPFEQTADFCSMHYLRPFLTHEVLRLEDEDIKQQAEQYRQWLLAITQGNLPPVVHTLHVPQADFKHAPPL
- a CDS encoding Bcr/CflA family multidrug efflux MFS transporter, which codes for MNSASPKPASGFPGWVVLLGALTASGPLSIDMYLPSFSAIQQGLQAKGGAVELTLVSFFIGLTFGQLIYGPLSDRFGRKPPLYVGFVLYLIGSVGCYMADSVTALTIWRLVQALGACAGMVIPRAIVRDRAAPADAARIFSMLMLVMGLAPILAPLFGGFVLNMFGWRAIFIALTIFGALCLLAIHFQLNESHDIQHEPPLQFKVVARNYLNLFESKTFVGYTLAGGLAIAGMFAYVAGSPFVVTTLYGVSPAHFGWVFGFNAIGLIGASQLNVWQLKKYAPAVLLRNALWVSALAGIGLFALEIFYRHHGLPPFALVLAGLFLYVASIGYVSPNASASALAAHGEHAGTASALMGALQFGLGTLAGIAIGVLHDETALPLSLVLAVCGTGAWLSYYLMVHKPVHKL
- a CDS encoding secondary thiamine-phosphate synthase enzyme YjbQ, whose translation is MKSYRKELWFNPPTRVAFINITSQIRECLRESGVQEGFALVNAMHITASVFINDDESGLHHDYKEWLERLAPHEPIRNYRHNDTGEDNADAHMKRQVMGREVVVAITEGQLDFGPWEQIFYGEFDGRRKKRVLVKIIGE